Genomic DNA from Marinobacter sp. LV10MA510-1:
AGCGGGAAGATTGCAAGCCCGGCAAGCAAAGCCACGCTGGTATCCAGCACCGCAATGGTCATGGCGGTTTTGGCGATGTTGATGTTTTTTGGCAGGTACGAGCCGTAAGCCATCAGCACACCTATACCGATACTGAGCGTAAAGGCAGCGTGACCAAGGGCGATTAAAACACCTTCCGTTGTCAGACGGCTGAAATCCGGCGAGAACATGAAGCTGACAGCACGGCCAAAGCTGCCGCTGCTCATGGCGTAAAACACCATCACGATAAGCAGCAAAAACAGCATTGGCATCAGCATACTGACCGCTTTTTCAAGACCCTTACGTATGCCTCGGCCAACGATAAACACCACAATCGCCATGAAAACCGTGTGCCAGAGCAACAGTTCCCAAGGGTTCGCCAACAGGTTATTGAACTGCCCGCCTATGGCTTCTGCATCAGCACCCACAAACGAGCCGAGCGCCGCTTTACCGATGTAAACCAGCGACCAACCACCGATCACCGCGTAAAAGGACAGCACCAGGAAGGACGCAACCACGCCGTTCCAGCCGATGATGCGCCAGCCTTTGGATGTACCCTCGGTTTTTGTGAGGGTGCGCATGGTTGCAACAGGGCTTTGACCACCCCGGCGGCCAATCATGATTTCTGCGATAAGAACCGGCACACCGATAAGAAAAATACAGGCGAGATAAACCAGTACAAAGGCACCACCACCGTTTTCACCTGTGATGTATGGAAATTTCCAGATATTGCCAAGCCCAACGGCCGAGCCGGCTGCAGCCAGAACAAAAGCCATTCTGGAGGTCCAGAGACTACTGGCCTGCTGATGAGGGTGAACTGTTTCACTCATTGCGTTCTCCGTATAATTGTTTTTGTCGGATCGTCATCATTTAAAGCCTCTGTAAAAGAGGCTCTGATTACTTGTTGTCATTGGGTTAATGAGTTACTGCATAACTCTGCGAATCGCGCTGGCAACTCTTAGCAACACCTGATTATTCAGACCTGCTACATTCACCCGGCTACTTTCCAGCATGTAGATGCCGTGCTCTTCCCGTAATTGGCGAACCTGTTCCGGTGTTATACCCAGGAACGAGAACATGCCCCGCTGCCGGGCAATAAAACTGAAGTCACCCACCGGGGCCAGTGCGTCCGCAAAGGCATGCCGCAGGCCAAGGATGCGTTCACACATGCCGCTTAGCTCGCTTTGCCATTCCGCGCGCAGGGCGTCATCACCCAGAATGGTTTCAACGATGGCGGCGCCATGGGCCGGGGGCATGGAATAGTGCGAACGTACAACGCTCAACAGCTGGCTGGTGGCCGCGGTGTTAATCGCGCCGGTTGCGGAGATCAGCATCAAAGCACCGGTGCGCTCCCGATACAAGCCGAAGTTCTTGGAGCAGGATGCAGCAATCACCATTTCCGGTACCTGGCCTGCCAGATACCGCACGCCAGCGGCGTCTTCCTCAAGACCCTCACCCAGGCCCTGGTAGGCCATATCCACAAACGGCAGCAGCCCCTTGCGCTGGATCAGCCCGGTAACCGCCTGCCACTGTTCGAACGTCAGGTCAGCACCGGAGGGGTTGTGGCAGCAGCCGTGGAGCAGTATCACATCCCCTGCTCTGGCACTTTCCAGGGCATCAAGCATGGCGGGAAAATCTACCGTTAGCGCCTCTCGATTGAGATAGGGATATTCGCGAATGTTCAGGCCGGCACCACCCAGCAACGGCATGTGGTTTGCCCAGGTGGGCGTGCTGACCCACACTGTTGTGTCCGGCTGACAAAGCCGGAAAAACTCCGCTGCCATGCGTAGAGCACCGCAACCGCCCGGCGTCTGAATCACCGAGGTACGGCCATCGCGGATCAGGCTGTTACCGTTCCCCAGGATAAGGCGCGCCATGGCCTCGTTGAAACCAGCGGCTCCGGCCGGCCCGACATAGCTTTTGGTCGTTTCTCCCTTAAGCAGGCGCCGTTCGGCTTCGTGTACCGACCTCATGATGGGCGTCTTGCCTGTGTCATCTTTGTAAACTCCGACACCCAGATCGACCTTGTCGGGCCGGGTATCGTCACGAAACATCTGCATCAGTTGCAGAATCGGATCCTGAGGTAACTGCTTCAGCGACTCAAACATGATCTGCCTCCTTGTTGTCGGCCTGGCTGGTTCGGATCAGTGTCGGGCGGCCTGTGTCGAGAGCTTTGATCAGCTGTGAATGTTTTTCCTGCACAGCTTCTGCGGCCTGCTCGCGCACCGGGCCATAGCCTCGTACTTCACTGGCCAATTCCGCCAGCTGAAGGAAAGTGTCGTAGTTGCTGGCCTCCAGCCCACTGACAATCCGCTCCACAAGCTGTTGGTAATCTTTCAGTTGCGCCCGATCCATCTTGCGGTCGGTGGAATAGCTGAACGGATCGATGGCCGTGCCGCGCAGCACCCGGAACTTCGCCAGCAGTTTGAACGCCTGGAACATCCACGGGCCAAACTGACGTTTCTTGGGCCGGCCCTGGGCATCTGTGCCCCGGTTCATAATGGGGGGAGCCAGGTGGAAGTGCACTTTGAAGTCGCCCTCAAATGTGTTGTTCACCTCCTTCATGAAGTCAGTTTCCGCAAACAGACGGGCCACTTCGTATTCATCCTTGAAGGCCATAAACCGATACAACTGCTGGGCTACGGCACGGGTCAGCAACTGGTTAGTCTCGCCCAGAGTTTCCTCGGCTTTACGTACCTGCTTTACCATGTCCGTATAGCGATCGGCCCAACGACGGTTCTGATAGTTCACCAGATGCTTGTGGCGAATATTGATCAGCTCGTCCAGCCCAGGCTCCGGCTTCACTTCTTCTACTCTGGCCTCGCCGGTGTTCAACAGATCGGTGATGACTTTCACGTCCACAGCGGCTACGCGACCCCAGCCAAAAGCTTCCTTGTTGCGTTCAATGGCAACGCCGTTCAGTTCAATGGCTTTCATCAGCGCGGCCTGTGACAGCGGCAACAAGCCGCGCTGCCAGGCGAAGCCCAGCATCATCACGTTGGAAAACACCGTGTCGCCCAGCAGTTTCTCAGCAATACCATTGGCATCCAGCTGTGCGAAATTGTCATCGCCTACCGCGTTACGGATCAGATCCAGGCGCTTGTCTGCCTGCATGTCTGCATCCCGGAACAGCACATAGTCCGCTGTCGGCAGCTCGGCCTCGTTGGCCACCACACGGGTGTGATTGGACCTGAGAACGCTCAGCGCTTTCTGGGAGGAGGCAACCACCAGATCACAGGCAATCACGGCATCGGCCTGGCCGTTACTGATACGAACCTGGTGGAGTTTATCTGGAGACGGCGCCATACGAACATAGCTCAGTACCGTGCCGCCCTTCTGGGCAAAGCCGGTGAAGTCCAGTACCGAGGTACCCCGGCCTTCAAGATGAGCGGCCATGGTGATGAGCTGGCCCACGGTCACAACGCCCGTGCCACCCACACCACCCACCAACAAATCGTACGAGCCCACAAGTTCCGGCAGAACCGGCTCCGGGATGTCCGCCAGTTTGCCGGTAAGCACAGAGCCGGTGTCCATACCTCGGGATTTGCGCAGCTGGCCACCTTCGATGGTCACAAAGCTTGGGCAAAAACCATTCACGCAGGAAAAGTCTTTGTTGCAGGAAGACTGGTCAATCTTGCGTTTGCGGCCCAGCTCGGTCTGGCGCGGCACCACCGAAAGGCAGTTCGACTGTACAGAGCAGTCGCCGCAACCTTCGCACACGTGATGGTTGATAAACGCCCGTTTGGCGGGGTCTGGGTACAGGTTGCGTTTGCGCCGGCGGCGCTTCTCAGCCGCACAGGTCTGATCGTAAATCAGGATGGTACAGCCGGGAATATCCCGCAGCTCTCTCTGTACCTTGTCCAGCTCTGTGCGGTCGTGAAAGGTTACATCGCTCGGGAACAGCTGCTTGTGGCCATCGTACTTTTCCGGCTCATCACTAAGCACCACAACCCGGCGCACGCCCTCGGCGGTGACCTGCTGCGCAATCATTGGCACGGTAATCTGACCGTCCACGGGCTGGCCACCGGTCATGGCCACCGCGTCGTTAAACAGAATCTTGTAGGTAATGTTGATGCCGGCCGCTACGGCCTGGCGAATGGCCATGGACCCCGAATGGAAATACGTGCCCTCACCCAGGTTCTGAAATATATGGGGATTACCGATATAACGGCTCTTGCCAACCCAGTTGACCCCTTCGCCGCCCATCTGAATCAGCGATTCCGTGTCACGACCCATCCAGGACGCCATAAAGTGACAGCCAATCCCTGCCAGCGCTTTGCTGCCTTCCGGCACTTTGGTAGACGTGTTGTGGGGGCAACCCGAGCAGAAATACGGTAAGCGCTTTACGCCACCCGGATCCTGAGCGTTGCTCATGCTGTTTATAGCCACCAGGCGCTCGCTGTAATCCTTGCCGAAGAAGCGGCCAAGGCGGGCGGCCAGAAAACCGGCTACTAATTTGGGGCTTAACTCACCGACATAGGGAATCAGGGGGCGCCCCAGCTCATCCTGCTTACCGGTAATCAGCACCTCGCCGGGGCGATCCGGTTCCGACATAGCCTCCTTGATCTGACTCTCAATAATGCCCCGCTTTTCCTCAACAACCAGCACTTCTTCCTTACTGTGCACAAAGTTGAGAATACCGCGCCGCTCGATCGGCCACACCAGACCCACTTTGTAGATATCCAGCCCCATTTCACGGGCCCGGTCTTCATCGATGCCCAGCAGATCCAGCGCTTCCAGCAGATCTAGGTGGCCTTTGCCGGTGGTAACAATACCAAAGCGCGCCTGAGCGTTATCAAACAGGCAACGATCAATGGGGTTGGCCCGGGCAAACGCCTGCACAGCGGCCAACTTGTGCTCAATGCGGGTTTCCAGCTGGGGCCCGGGCAGATCCGGCCAGCGATAGTGAAGGCCGGTTTCCGGCGGGGTGAAATCGTCCGGGGTTACAAACTCTGGCAGCGCAGGTAGCTCTACCGACGCCGCACTTTCCACGGTTTCAGACACCGCCTTGAAGCCCACCCAACAGCCGCTGTAGCGGGACAACGCAATGCCCCAAAGTCCAAACTCCAGATACTCGGCAATGTTGGCCGGGTTGATCGTGGGCATGAAAAAACTCATGAACGCTACATCAGACTGATGCGGCATGGAGGACGACACACAACCGTGATCATCGCCTGCAATCACCAGCACGCCGCCGTGGGGGGAGCTGCCGTAAGTGGTACCGTGCTTTAACGCATCCCCGGCGCGGTCAACTCCGGGCCCTTTGCCGTACCAGATCCCGAACACGCCATCTACCGTGCGGTCATCATCGGTCTCTACCTGCTGGGTACCCAGCATGATGGTCGCCGCAAGGTCCTCATTAATGGCAGGTACGAAATCGATGCGGTTTTCATCAAGATGTTTTTGAGCTTGCCAAAGGGCCATATCGTAAGCACCCAAAGGCGAGCCCCGGTAGCCACTTACCATGCCGGCCGTATTGAACCCCAGCTTGCGATCCAGCGCGGCCTGCATCAAAGGGATGCGAACCAGCGCCTGGGTCCCGGTCAGGAATACCCGGCCAGAGTCGCGCAGGTAGCGGTCTTCAAGCGTGTAGTTGTCCAGCTGCGGGCTGCCTGTCTCGGCGCTGCGGTCTTGAGCGATATCGGGTTGAAAGATGTCAGTAGACATGGCGCCCTCCTCATTGTTGATTTTATGATCAGAATTCTAGAGGGAAGTTCGCAAAATGTGCTTGCGTATTGGGCAGGAATTATCTTGGTTTGCGGAATATTCTTTGATAAAAGACAATAGAACCGAAGATTCTTTGATAAAAACCAGGTGTTACTAAATGAAACAGGTGGAACTGGACAAACTCGACCAGCGCATCCTTGTGATACTGCAACAGGATGGCCGAATCAGTAACCAGCAACTGGCGGAACAGATCGGGCTATCGCCGGCAGCCTGCTGGCGGCGGGTACGATCGCTTGAGGAGACGGGCATCATAACGGGATACAGCGCGCAGCTCGCCCCGGAGCGCGTCGGCCAGGGGTTGTGTGTACTGATCAACCTGTCACTTCAACGACACACCATAGACAGCACGGTGGATATCGAGCGGCAGGTGAGCAGCTATCCGGAAGTGCTTCAGTGTTTCGCGGTGACCGGTAATGCGGATTTCGTGTTGCGGGTGATCGTGCCGGATATGGCCAGCTATGACCGCTTCCTGAACGAAAAAATATTCACCTTGCAGGGTATTGCACAGGTTAACTCCAACTTTGCACTGCGTGAGATCAAAAATACCCAGACGATACCGTTAGGGAGTGCGTAGGAACGATGCGTTAGCCCTCTAGACCGCGTTGCCTCGACTATCACCGAGACCTGAAGCTGCACTCCAGAGGTGCAGGTTCGAATCCTGACATCTCATTTATAGAAGCCAGGTCATCTGATGAAAACCGAAAGGGATACAGAAGTATGAACGCACAAAGACCGGGCAATTGCCCGGTCTTTCTATTGCCTTTGTCTCACTCTCGCTCTGAACAGGCGGGGCGCTTTCAGTAAAACTTAGAACTTCACGCGCAAACCGGCCAGCATACCCATGTCTACTTCTTTGCCATTTTTTTCCAGGTCACTGTTAGCAACCTCGGCAAAGACACTCACGTTCTTGGCCTGCGGAAACTTGTAGGTCACGTTGGCGTACCATTCGGTGATGTCTTCGAAGCCATTCTCATCGGAGTCCTTGTTGCCCATGCCCACAGCCACATCGGTGGTGCTGGCAACGCCGAAGACTGCCGCAATGTTGTACTGCTTGGTCTCAAAGTCGGTGTTGTTGTCGTCGGTCACGCTGTAATCCGCTGCCAGATTCATGAAACCGAAATCGTAGGATGCGCTGACACCATAGGTGTCCAGTGAATCCGCAGAACCGGCTGGATTGTTCACCTGATAGGCCGCTGCCAAAGTTAGATTCGCAATGTTGGTTGCCACGAACACATCGTAGTACTCACCAGTAATGCTATCAGCACCGTCGTCTCTCGCGTCCATCTCGTGAGACGCCGCGATGTACACATTGTCCAGCT
This window encodes:
- a CDS encoding sodium-dependent transporter; this encodes MSETVHPHQQASSLWTSRMAFVLAAAGSAVGLGNIWKFPYITGENGGGAFVLVYLACIFLIGVPVLIAEIMIGRRGGQSPVATMRTLTKTEGTSKGWRIIGWNGVVASFLVLSFYAVIGGWSLVYIGKAALGSFVGADAEAIGGQFNNLLANPWELLLWHTVFMAIVVFIVGRGIRKGLEKAVSMLMPMLFLLLIVMVFYAMSSGSFGRAVSFMFSPDFSRLTTEGVLIALGHAAFTLSIGIGVLMAYGSYLPKNINIAKTAMTIAVLDTSVALLAGLAIFPLVFANGLEAGAGPGLIFVTLPLAFGQMGGGILFGALFFALLLVAAITSAISMLEPVVEWLEEHKGVNRVKSALAGGFAAWFMGIGTVLSFNLWGDVHPLGFIGFFEGKTVFDLLDFLVSNVMMPLGGLAIALFAGWAIRREGLAEDIGLKGGAYKAFMVILKFVTPAGIAIVFLYNLI
- a CDS encoding aromatic amino acid transaminase encodes the protein MFESLKQLPQDPILQLMQMFRDDTRPDKVDLGVGVYKDDTGKTPIMRSVHEAERRLLKGETTKSYVGPAGAAGFNEAMARLILGNGNSLIRDGRTSVIQTPGGCGALRMAAEFFRLCQPDTTVWVSTPTWANHMPLLGGAGLNIREYPYLNREALTVDFPAMLDALESARAGDVILLHGCCHNPSGADLTFEQWQAVTGLIQRKGLLPFVDMAYQGLGEGLEEDAAGVRYLAGQVPEMVIAASCSKNFGLYRERTGALMLISATGAINTAATSQLLSVVRSHYSMPPAHGAAIVETILGDDALRAEWQSELSGMCERILGLRHAFADALAPVGDFSFIARQRGMFSFLGITPEQVRQLREEHGIYMLESSRVNVAGLNNQVLLRVASAIRRVMQ
- a CDS encoding indolepyruvate ferredoxin oxidoreductase family protein; translated protein: MSTDIFQPDIAQDRSAETGSPQLDNYTLEDRYLRDSGRVFLTGTQALVRIPLMQAALDRKLGFNTAGMVSGYRGSPLGAYDMALWQAQKHLDENRIDFVPAINEDLAATIMLGTQQVETDDDRTVDGVFGIWYGKGPGVDRAGDALKHGTTYGSSPHGGVLVIAGDDHGCVSSSMPHQSDVAFMSFFMPTINPANIAEYLEFGLWGIALSRYSGCWVGFKAVSETVESAASVELPALPEFVTPDDFTPPETGLHYRWPDLPGPQLETRIEHKLAAVQAFARANPIDRCLFDNAQARFGIVTTGKGHLDLLEALDLLGIDEDRAREMGLDIYKVGLVWPIERRGILNFVHSKEEVLVVEEKRGIIESQIKEAMSEPDRPGEVLITGKQDELGRPLIPYVGELSPKLVAGFLAARLGRFFGKDYSERLVAINSMSNAQDPGGVKRLPYFCSGCPHNTSTKVPEGSKALAGIGCHFMASWMGRDTESLIQMGGEGVNWVGKSRYIGNPHIFQNLGEGTYFHSGSMAIRQAVAAGINITYKILFNDAVAMTGGQPVDGQITVPMIAQQVTAEGVRRVVVLSDEPEKYDGHKQLFPSDVTFHDRTELDKVQRELRDIPGCTILIYDQTCAAEKRRRRKRNLYPDPAKRAFINHHVCEGCGDCSVQSNCLSVVPRQTELGRKRKIDQSSCNKDFSCVNGFCPSFVTIEGGQLRKSRGMDTGSVLTGKLADIPEPVLPELVGSYDLLVGGVGGTGVVTVGQLITMAAHLEGRGTSVLDFTGFAQKGGTVLSYVRMAPSPDKLHQVRISNGQADAVIACDLVVASSQKALSVLRSNHTRVVANEAELPTADYVLFRDADMQADKRLDLIRNAVGDDNFAQLDANGIAEKLLGDTVFSNVMMLGFAWQRGLLPLSQAALMKAIELNGVAIERNKEAFGWGRVAAVDVKVITDLLNTGEARVEEVKPEPGLDELINIRHKHLVNYQNRRWADRYTDMVKQVRKAEETLGETNQLLTRAVAQQLYRFMAFKDEYEVARLFAETDFMKEVNNTFEGDFKVHFHLAPPIMNRGTDAQGRPKKRQFGPWMFQAFKLLAKFRVLRGTAIDPFSYSTDRKMDRAQLKDYQQLVERIVSGLEASNYDTFLQLAELASEVRGYGPVREQAAEAVQEKHSQLIKALDTGRPTLIRTSQADNKEADHV
- a CDS encoding Lrp/AsnC family transcriptional regulator; this translates as MKQVELDKLDQRILVILQQDGRISNQQLAEQIGLSPAACWRRVRSLEETGIITGYSAQLAPERVGQGLCVLINLSLQRHTIDSTVDIERQVSSYPEVLQCFAVTGNADFVLRVIVPDMASYDRFLNEKIFTLQGIAQVNSNFALREIKNTQTIPLGSA
- a CDS encoding porin, yielding MKKLLLAVAVSSIAAGSASAATIYEKDGFTYKLNGDFQVQMRQAIGNDERAEVEYDDLELKNYVSYELGNDLTAFGRLDFGFKDAAEKDENGSNLEEAYVGLKYNVVSFSFGKQNYASDEFGIEEAYEIKTIKEDRFDDTGTDGDDTLRVDVELDNVYIAASHEMDARDDGADSITGEYYDVFVATNIANLTLAAAYQVNNPAGSADSLDTYGVSASYDFGFMNLAADYSVTDDNNTDFETKQYNIAAVFGVASTTDVAVGMGNKDSDENGFEDITEWYANVTYKFPQAKNVSVFAEVANSDLEKNGKEVDMGMLAGLRVKF